ACTATCATAATATTTTTCTTTAACATGATAATTTACCTCCTTTTTATTTTTATTATCCTCTCATAGATAACACGATACCTATATAAGTAAATCCTAAACTTATTAAACCTATCACTATACCTAAAAGCCACTCTAATTTTATAGTAACCTTTTCAAATCGTCCTTCCATCTTTTCAAATCGTCCTTCCATTTTTTCAAATCGCTCATCAATCTTTTCAAATCGTCCTTCCATTTTTTCAAATCGCTCGTCAATCTTTTCAAATCGTCCTTCCATCTTTTCAAATCGCTCATCAATCTTTTCAAATCGTCCTTCCATCTTTTCAAATCGCTCATCAATCTTTTCAAATCGTCCTTCCATTTTTTCAAATCGCTCATCAATCAATATTCGCAAACTAGAAAGTTCCTTGTCAAGATGAAGGATATGGTTAAATTGTGACTGCAACAGTAATGGAATAGCACTCTCTACTGTTAATTTGCCTTCTTCTTCTATCTGCCTTTTTGCGTTTTTTACAGCATTATTCAGGAAATTTTGTAATATTTCATCTTCTAACATAATTTTTTACCTTATACTCGACTAAAGATTCACCCTAATTATTTAGCCTTCTGAAGTGATACAATAGATAATAGTTGGTAGTTTCACGATTCAATTGAGCACGGTAGAAAAATAAACTCCTCTGCTTCTTGTTCCTTGCTTCTTAAACCTAGTATCTCACTTCATCCGGGTAAATTAATTACGCTTTACATTACCTTTATTTCACTATTCCAATTGCGTGTGTCTCAACCTTCATCCTACCACCAATTTGTTCTACCTTAATCTGATAGACATAGATACCATTTTCAGTAATCTCACCACCATTGGTTCTTCCATCCCAGATAGCCAATACTCGACTTGCTCCTGCTGTAACTAATGTCTTTGGTAATTCCCTTACCTCTTCACCCGTAGTATCGTAAATTTTAACGGTAATATACGAATCTCTACCTAAATCACCCTGAAATTCGGTGAAATTACTACCACTTGGAGCAAATGGATTTTCAGTCAAAACTAAGTTAGCCAGAATAGTATCCGGGTCAACATCTCGACCTGCTATCCCCTGGTCTTTTATCCCAATGGCAAATTTACCTGTATGATTTATCTTCGCCATTACAGTCCTTGAAGCCGTGTTAACTACACCGGGCAACATCATCCAATCATAACCATCGAAATAGTAAATTCGTAAGTCTTCTGCCTTAAGCGGTTGTTTCTGGAAATTGTTAATATCACACTCTTCTACCAGACCATCCTGGTCAGCATCTGCATACCAGATAGTTAAAGTACCTTCATTATTGAAAAGTTTCTTTGGAGTTATTTTATAAGCTGTGCCCGCAATACCAACAAACCCATTCGGGATTTCAGCTAAAGATGCTGGTTCAACTTTAAACTCAACATTCACCCCTAAAGCACCTGCCTGGATATTAAGTGTAATATCATCTACCTCACCAAGAACACCCCCGTTGACACCAATTGTTTGTATCTCCGTAAGTTGGTTATACACTACAGTAACTTGAATAGAAGCAGGAACTGTACTCGTATTATTGTTATCATCCACTACATTCAAATAGACTGTATATAACCCTGGATTAGCGAAGGAATAGGTCATAACAGAAGTAGTAGTTGCAACTATCTGTGTTCCATTACCCACAAATTCCCAAATATATGTTTTGATAATCCCATTATCCGTTGATTTGCTACCATCAAATCTAACTGCCGCATCTTCTTCAACTGGCTTAGGATTTTGGTTGATTCCACTGTCGTTACAGTTAATACGAGGAACTGGAATCTCTTTATCCTTCACAATTATAGTTGTCTGGGTAGAAGCTTTATTTCCTGCATTATCCTGAATCTCTAATTTAACTGTATATGTCCCTATCTGGGTATATTTATGTGTACATTCCCAACCTGGTAAACTCAAAATATCTCCATCGCCAAATATCCAGGTATATGTTACTATCTTTATATTATCTGTTGAACTCCCAGCATTAAATGTTACTATTTGATTTTGTTCTGGAATAATGGGACTATAGGTGAAAACCGCTACTGGATTTTCATCATCTGTTATCTTTATATACCACTTACCGCTAACTGATGTATTCCCATCATAATCACTTGCCTCTACCTGATATTCTATATCACTTACACTCGTATCTGTCGCAGTAAATGTAAATGTCCAATNNNNNNNNNNNNNNNNNNNNNNNNNNNNNNNNNNNNNNNNNNNNNNNNNNNNNNNNNNNNNNNNNNNNNNNNNNNNNNNNNNNNNNNNNNNNNNNNNNNNATAACTATGATTTACCACCATACCTGTTGCCGTTGCTCCATCTCCAAAGCCCCAGTAATAACTCACTACACCTATGTTATCATTCGACCCACTCGCATCAAAGGTTACTACCTCATCCTGCTTCGGTAGATTCGGAGTATAGCCAAACGCCGCTACTGGATTCTCATCATCTGTTATCTTTATATACCACTTACCGCTAACTGATGTATTCCCATCATAATCACTTGCCTCTACCTGATATTCTATATCACTTACACTCGTATCTGTCGCAGTAAATGTAAATGTCCAATTCCAATTCTTCCCACTTCCTACTGTAGATGTCGAATAGTTATTCCCATCCTGACTGTAACGTACCGTCACTGTCGCTACCTCATTATTGTCTGTTACTGTCACTGGTACTGATACCATATCCCCTGTGTTTCCTTTCCTATTCGCTAACCCTGATATTACTGGCTTCTGTGAATCTCCTACTACTACATCCTGACTTGTCGAACTACTATTCCCTGCCTCATCTCTAACCATCAAGGTCACTGTGTATGTCCCAATGTTAGCATAACTATGATTTACCACCATACCTGTTGCCGTTGCTCCATCTCCAAAGCCCCAGTAATAACTCACTACACCTATGTTATCATTCGACCCACTCGCATCAAAGGTTACTACCTCATCCTGCTTCGGTGAACTTGGGTTATAACCAAATACCGGAGTAGGTGCCGTAACATCATTTACTGTAGCTGATGGACTATTTGAAACATTACTTTCATTACCTGCCCCATCTTTGGCTATAACAGCATAATAGAAAGTCTTTCCTTCATCTGACGGACTTCCAATATCATCATATCCAGGAGTAGTAGTTGTCCCTCTAACATCAGCAGTAGATGTAGCATAAATAGGAGATGTCGCTCGATAAATAGTATATAGTGTTACTCCTACATTATCTGTTGGTTCTAACCATGTCAATTTCACCGTTCTACTTCCTGCAATTGGTTGAGCAGCTAAAGTATTAATTGCATCAGGTGGTGTAGTATCAAGTACTGTCACAACTGTATTTACCCCAATAGAAATAGCACTCTTATTACCTGTTCTATCTACCGCTATAACTGCATAGGCATAGGTCTTTCCTACAGTAACAGCAGAATCAGTGTATTGGAAGTGATAGGTATATGTACCTGGTAAATCCTCAGTAATATTAACCGGGTCATAATCTACTTCTGCTATTTGATTAGCAGGTATTAAATCGCCATCTAATAAGTTAGTTCCTTGTGTCTTACGATAGACGAGGTAATAATCCATCATATCATTATCTATATTCTTATTCTTAGTAGTTTGTGTTCCTTGTAATAAAACTCTTGAATTAGTTGTAGTAGTCGCATTAAATTGAGTCACAACAGGTGGAGCAATAAGATCATTTATATACACTAATACTGGCGGTGAAAGTAGAGCTATATTTGGTCCTCTATCATCAGTACCTGGATATTCCACTTCCCCATCTCCATCAATATCGCCAGGGATAGAATTAATATATTTATTTAATCCTGGCTCAATAATAGTTGTATATGTCGCTCCTGGTTGAGACCCAGTTCCTGATGCTACAAATGTATCATCATATCCTATTTGTGGGTATGTTTCAATTACAGAATCACCACCATCATATATAATCTCTTCATCTACCGCAGCTATCCAAAACCACCATCTACCTGTTGCATTCACATTGTATCGCCACACAGTATATGTTCCACTTGGTACAAAATTAGCCACTGCACCTTTATCCGGTGCTGCAGGTGGTGAATTGTAAGGATCACCATCATCTGGAACAGCGTATATTCGATACCCACAGATACTACCTGAATTATCAGAAGGTATCCAATTATGTGTCCAATCCAATACAACATCCGTTGTTCCTTGTGGTGATTTCCCTAGAACATCCTTAATCTGCTCTGGTGGTGTTACATCTCGTATTCCGCCAGGTAACCATGGGTCATACACATTACCTGCCTCATCATATACAAATGTTACAATC
The window above is part of the bacterium genome. Proteins encoded here:
- a CDS encoding PKD domain-containing protein, with translation WTFTFTATDTSVSDIEYQVEASDYDGNTSVSGKWYIKITDDENPVAVFTYSPIIPEQNQIVTFNAGSSTDNIKIVTYTWIFGDGDILSLPGWECTHKYTQIGTYTVKLEIQDNAGNKASTQTTIIVKDKEIPVPRINCNDSGINQNPKPVEEDAAVRFDGSKSTDNGIIKTYIWEFVGNGTQIVATTTSVMTYSFANPGLYTVYLNVVDDNNNTSTVPASIQVTVVYNQLTEIQTIGVNGGVLGEVDDITLNIQAGALGVNVEFKVEPASLAEIPNGFVGIAGTAYKITPKKLFNNEGTLTIWYADADQDGLVEECDINNFQKQPLKAEDLRIYYFDGYDWMMLPGVVNTASRTVMAKINHTGKFAIGIKDQGIAGRDVDPDTILANLVLTENPFAPSGSNFTEFQGDLGRDSYITVKIYDTTGEEVRELPKTLVTAGASRVLAIWDGRTNGGEITENGIYVYQIKVEQIGGRMKVETHAIGIVK